In a genomic window of Halorussus salilacus:
- a CDS encoding Eco57I restriction-modification methylase domain-containing protein yields MASESSLLDALHGIASRIEEDMSEKDVENAFLNENFYTILGYSGAGHDLRSEWKLPDDRRPDYVTLDDNESVTAVYEFKTSGRKLRPHEDQLFHYVDALKADYGVLTNGEELRLYKREGHSRMLSVSVEDVTESETADLSAALEKPEWDVTDPRSVEEYLDTLDPVELDGELGREHFFESFRLEPDSPFADLVTAMVDLLRELRDEQEAKFVKGAYDFWEASYASEPDEVPGSWEEFIDGKQSLRDFMFCLESGHALLARVLLAKATEDHDFFPSEKGLRRYFDELGGFDDEISLDAYPIAANGMIEEMRNQLVESLFEDDIFIWWTDGYAEQTASQHKNPYSRFEDVAKEGSDVSRVSRATRERFSRAVSEVIFAVLKFDFSRVEGDPLGNLYQRYFDPETRKALGEFYTPQPVIDYIMDGVGYDVGVSKERIIDPSCGSGTFLVEAVERYIEDVERYHDDPDWAEHLTELCTRPHVVGLDIHPFAVLMAQIRFMVTILPKYRAAKRESEQFTIRRLPIFRTDTLRNERELTGIDLGDDGMTQMTLDAMTEDNQDVKIPVPLPVEVEEGEVDDHEREGDFLVQRIRMPLFDTVKLNAGMRNFGEYFAALQGVLDVVKFHMHEEMWEYRGGLEEGIHRYTDRDYDGLEEFFEPYVQDILDTVRYLRVEHGDGRLFKMFEDTVLALVVKNYMEYDYVVGNPPYVRIQNLPDGQKAILDELYESTTGNYDLYCPFYEKGLEILREGGNLGYITSNQFMVTNYGEGLRQVLLDRSTVEEVHDFRDAPVFEDATNYPAIVFLQAENDVDTRSSNQIRCIRTRGDIDGHEGDLTQDVVQDIRQHSNNPGYKDELIEVFDYPQSELTSAYWSLCPPDEKEVLDKLERNSKTKINGITDAIFHGTQPGLNKVYVVTPTNADRIDSSDTGKTVTVVPRGSSKEFEIETDLLRPWLQGRDVQRWRCEWSGQHVILPYKIKTENGGIEVEIYSQNQLKENFPLTWKYFKEHEEQLKSRESGKMRGRSDWYAYTYPKSHQRFELPKIVGRQFSDHAQFMLDEDGDWYFKGAYGLLLEPEYQNLTDEICCQLNSKPLDFYFKHIATQKQGGYFAYRSQYVGKLPCFTQASDAEFDILVNTVNRIADVLDRQSKIHRFPEAYLGDYDGPLGYIDYEWQTRRYPVSADIQQLADGRFAVTAGRSDELTHPLMDRGDREENERRAKYVHAAVDGRNMKKGEEQTIPIPKTREGVERLLDALEADRQTVEATSIEELEAEIDEAVYDLFDLTADEREVVEEYLEVF; encoded by the coding sequence TGGCCAGCGAGTCGTCTCTACTCGACGCTCTCCACGGAATCGCCTCTCGCATCGAGGAGGACATGAGCGAGAAGGACGTGGAGAACGCGTTCCTCAACGAGAACTTCTACACGATTCTCGGGTACTCCGGCGCGGGACACGACCTCCGGAGCGAGTGGAAGCTCCCCGACGACAGGCGACCGGACTACGTGACGCTTGACGACAACGAGTCTGTGACTGCGGTCTACGAGTTCAAGACGTCGGGTCGGAAACTCAGACCGCACGAAGACCAGCTCTTCCACTACGTGGACGCGCTGAAAGCCGATTACGGAGTACTTACGAACGGCGAGGAGCTACGCCTGTACAAGCGCGAGGGACACAGTCGAATGCTCTCGGTATCGGTCGAGGATGTCACCGAGAGCGAGACGGCCGACCTCTCGGCGGCGCTCGAAAAGCCCGAGTGGGACGTCACGGACCCCCGGAGCGTCGAAGAATATCTCGACACCCTCGACCCTGTCGAACTCGACGGTGAACTCGGCCGCGAACACTTCTTCGAGTCCTTCCGGCTCGAACCCGACAGCCCGTTCGCCGACCTCGTGACCGCGATGGTCGACCTGCTACGGGAGTTGCGCGACGAGCAGGAGGCGAAGTTCGTGAAGGGCGCGTACGACTTCTGGGAAGCCAGCTACGCCAGCGAACCCGACGAAGTGCCAGGGTCGTGGGAAGAGTTCATCGACGGCAAGCAGTCGCTCCGAGACTTCATGTTCTGTCTGGAGAGCGGACACGCCCTCCTCGCCCGCGTGCTGTTGGCGAAGGCAACCGAGGACCACGACTTCTTCCCGTCGGAGAAGGGCCTCCGACGGTACTTCGACGAACTCGGTGGATTTGACGACGAGATCAGCCTCGACGCCTATCCCATCGCGGCGAACGGGATGATAGAAGAGATGCGAAACCAGCTCGTCGAGAGCCTCTTCGAGGACGACATCTTCATCTGGTGGACCGATGGCTACGCCGAGCAGACGGCGAGCCAGCACAAGAATCCTTACAGTCGGTTCGAGGACGTCGCGAAGGAGGGAAGCGACGTATCGAGGGTGAGTCGGGCGACGCGCGAGCGGTTCAGCCGCGCGGTCTCGGAGGTCATCTTCGCGGTGCTGAAGTTCGACTTCTCGCGCGTCGAGGGCGACCCGCTCGGGAACCTCTACCAGCGGTACTTCGACCCAGAGACGCGCAAGGCGCTCGGTGAGTTCTACACGCCCCAGCCGGTCATCGACTACATCATGGACGGGGTCGGCTACGACGTCGGCGTCTCCAAGGAGCGCATCATCGACCCCTCGTGCGGGTCGGGCACCTTCCTCGTGGAAGCGGTCGAGCGGTACATCGAGGACGTCGAGCGGTATCACGACGACCCCGATTGGGCCGAACACCTCACCGAACTCTGTACGCGCCCCCACGTCGTCGGGCTGGACATCCACCCCTTCGCGGTGCTGATGGCTCAGATTCGATTCATGGTGACCATCCTCCCGAAGTATCGGGCGGCCAAGCGAGAGAGCGAGCAGTTCACCATCCGACGCCTTCCCATCTTCCGCACCGACACGCTCCGCAACGAGCGCGAGCTGACTGGCATCGACCTCGGCGACGACGGCATGACCCAGATGACCCTCGACGCGATGACCGAGGACAATCAGGACGTGAAGATTCCGGTCCCCCTGCCCGTCGAGGTCGAGGAGGGCGAGGTCGACGACCACGAACGCGAGGGCGACTTTCTCGTCCAGCGCATCCGGATGCCCCTGTTCGACACGGTGAAGCTGAACGCTGGAATGCGCAACTTCGGCGAGTACTTCGCCGCCCTGCAGGGCGTTCTCGACGTGGTGAAGTTCCACATGCACGAGGAGATGTGGGAGTACCGCGGCGGCCTCGAAGAGGGCATCCACCGCTACACCGACCGCGACTACGACGGACTGGAGGAGTTCTTCGAACCCTACGTGCAGGACATCCTCGACACGGTCCGATACCTCCGGGTCGAACACGGCGACGGCCGCCTGTTCAAGATGTTCGAGGACACCGTGCTGGCGCTGGTGGTGAAGAACTACATGGAGTACGACTACGTGGTCGGGAATCCACCGTACGTTCGGATTCAGAACCTCCCCGATGGCCAGAAGGCGATTCTGGACGAACTGTACGAGTCCACCACCGGGAACTACGACCTCTACTGTCCGTTCTACGAAAAAGGCCTAGAAATATTGAGAGAAGGAGGGAATCTCGGGTATATTACGTCAAATCAGTTTATGGTTACAAATTACGGTGAAGGTCTTCGTCAAGTACTCCTAGACCGTTCTACTGTTGAAGAAGTCCATGACTTTAGAGATGCCCCTGTTTTTGAGGATGCAACAAACTATCCGGCAATCGTCTTTCTTCAGGCTGAAAATGACGTTGATACTCGTTCTTCTAATCAAATTCGGTGCATTCGAACACGGGGTGATATCGATGGTCATGAGGGCGATCTAACACAGGATGTCGTACAGGATATTCGTCAGCATAGTAATAATCCCGGTTATAAAGATGAGCTTATCGAGGTCTTCGATTACCCTCAATCCGAACTGACTTCTGCATATTGGAGTCTCTGTCCACCAGATGAAAAAGAAGTTCTCGATAAGCTTGAGAGAAATTCAAAGACAAAGATAAACGGTATTACTGATGCTATTTTCCATGGTACACAACCAGGCCTAAACAAGGTCTACGTCGTCACGCCAACTAATGCGGATAGGATTGATTCTTCGGATACAGGTAAGACAGTAACTGTGGTTCCCCGAGGTAGTTCGAAGGAGTTTGAGATTGAGACCGACCTGCTCCGTCCATGGCTTCAAGGACGCGATGTTCAGCGTTGGCGATGTGAGTGGTCTGGGCAACATGTAATTCTACCTTATAAAATAAAAACGGAAAATGGGGGAATAGAAGTTGAAATTTATAGTCAAAATCAGCTAAAAGAGAATTTCCCACTTACGTGGAAATACTTTAAGGAGCATGAAGAACAGCTAAAAAGCAGAGAAAGCGGGAAAATGCGCGGGCGTAGCGATTGGTATGCGTACACGTATCCAAAGAGTCATCAACGGTTCGAACTTCCGAAAATCGTAGGACGACAGTTTTCAGATCATGCCCAATTCATGCTTGACGAAGACGGCGACTGGTACTTCAAAGGCGCATACGGCCTACTTCTGGAACCGGAGTACCAGAACTTGACTGACGAAATTTGCTGTCAATTAAACTCAAAGCCTCTCGATTTCTACTTTAAGCATATAGCAACACAAAAGCAGGGTGGCTATTTTGCCTACAGGTCTCAGTATGTCGGTAAATTACCCTGCTTCACGCAGGCTTCCGATGCGGAGTTTGATATTCTCGTCAATACTGTCAATAGAATTGCGGACGTTCTGGACCGACAAAGTAAAATCCACCGCTTCCCCGAAGCCTACCTCGGCGACTACGACGGCCCCCTCGGCTACATCGACTACGAGTGGCAGACCCGCCGCTATCCCGTCAGCGCCGACATCCAGCAACTCGCAGACGGGCGCTTCGCCGTCACCGCCGGGCGGTCGGACGAACTCACTCACCCCCTCATGGACCGCGGCGACCGCGAAGAGAACGAACGCCGAGCGAAGTACGTCCACGCCGCGGTCGATGGTCGGAACATGAAGAAGGGCGAGGAGCAGACGATTCCGATTCCGAAGACCCGCGAGGGTGTCGAGCGACTGCTGGACGCGCTGGAGGCCGACAGGCAGACCGTCGAGGCGACCAGCATCGAGGAACTGGAGGCCGAGATAGACGAGGCGGTCTACGACCTGTTCGACCTGACCGCCGACGAGCGCGAGGTCGTCGAGGAGTATCTGGAGGTCTTCTGA
- a CDS encoding universal stress protein has product MYERILVPTDGSDAVDPAVDHAIDLAKTYDAELHALNAVNVGTLSSDHQSSVVDRLEKAGADATDAVAERAADAGLANVTTAVVRERPAAAILDYAEREGVDLVVMGTHGRSGMDRHLIGSVTEKVVRQSDVPVLSVCSDADGDSKAREE; this is encoded by the coding sequence ATGTACGAACGCATCCTCGTGCCGACAGACGGCAGCGACGCGGTCGACCCCGCCGTCGACCACGCCATCGACCTCGCGAAGACGTACGACGCCGAGCTACACGCCCTGAACGCGGTCAACGTCGGAACGCTGTCGAGCGACCACCAGTCGTCGGTCGTCGACCGACTGGAGAAGGCCGGGGCCGACGCCACCGACGCGGTCGCCGAGCGCGCGGCCGACGCGGGCCTCGCGAACGTGACGACCGCGGTGGTCCGCGAGCGCCCCGCCGCGGCCATTCTCGACTACGCCGAGCGCGAGGGCGTGGACCTCGTCGTGATGGGGACCCACGGCCGGTCGGGAATGGACCGCCACCTCATCGGCAGCGTGACCGAGAAGGTCGTCCGCCAGTCCGACGTGCCCGTGCTGTCGGTATGCAGTGACGCCGACGGCGATTCGAAGGCGCGCGAGGAGTAG
- a CDS encoding universal stress protein, translating to MYERILVPTDGSELATRAFEHALDLAATYDSELHVVYAVNVTAGADVDTAMIQQELEKAGERATETLAERARDAGVEAVTVETVYGPPHRAILKYADENDVDLVVMGTQGRTGLNRYLLGSVTEKVVRLSDAPVLTVRGDDEDAE from the coding sequence ATGTACGAACGCATCCTCGTGCCGACCGACGGCAGCGAACTCGCGACGCGGGCGTTCGAGCACGCGCTCGACCTCGCGGCGACCTACGACTCGGAACTCCACGTCGTCTACGCCGTGAACGTGACGGCGGGTGCCGACGTGGACACCGCGATGATTCAGCAGGAACTCGAGAAGGCGGGCGAACGCGCGACCGAGACGCTCGCCGAACGCGCCCGAGACGCGGGCGTCGAGGCCGTTACGGTCGAGACCGTCTACGGCCCGCCCCACCGGGCCATCCTGAAATACGCCGACGAGAACGACGTGGACCTCGTGGTGATGGGCACGCAGGGTCGGACCGGCCTCAATCGCTACCTCCTCGGGAGCGTGACAGAGAAGGTGGTCCGGCTGTCGGACGCGCCGGTCCTGACGGTTCGCGGTGACGACGAGGACGCCGAGTAG
- a CDS encoding universal stress protein yields the protein MYERILVPTDGSDAVDPAIEQAIDLAETYGAELHALYVVNTGTLSVEVNTASVLDALEAEGERATREVAERAAAAGVERVRTEVVHGMTHQTILEYAEDEDVDLVVMGTHGRSGLDRYLLGSVTEKVVRKSDVPVLTVRKPESDEAAE from the coding sequence ATGTACGAACGCATCCTCGTGCCGACAGACGGCAGCGACGCGGTCGACCCCGCTATCGAGCAGGCCATCGACCTCGCGGAGACCTACGGCGCGGAGCTACACGCGCTCTACGTGGTCAACACCGGGACCCTGTCGGTGGAGGTCAACACCGCGTCGGTCCTCGACGCGCTCGAAGCGGAGGGCGAGCGGGCGACCCGCGAGGTCGCAGAGCGGGCGGCCGCCGCGGGCGTCGAGCGCGTGCGAACCGAGGTCGTCCACGGGATGACCCACCAGACGATACTGGAGTACGCCGAGGACGAGGACGTGGACCTCGTCGTCATGGGCACCCACGGCCGGTCCGGACTCGACCGCTACCTCCTCGGCAGCGTGACCGAGAAGGTGGTCCGGAAGTCGGACGTTCCGGTGCTGACGGTTCGGAAGCCCGAATCGGACGAGGCCGCCGAGTGA